A genomic region of Candidatus Thermokryptus mobilis contains the following coding sequences:
- a CDS encoding 6-bladed beta-propeller — protein MKSKKAVIFILLIFLFFLFALSRLFNFHFIVSFGGEQDKNVKLSEVVKFVKSIRIKNNGKDFLDYDIVQSIAYIDSFLVICNRSQGKIWVLDSSGNVLRIFGGVGSGPGEFKAIQGFDLSKDGLIYIYDHINARFTVYNLRGELVKVFQFSEPGLIIKHIAVDDSGRIFVHHPPSARHEYSGFLTLIYDDGKVKETYTEDIDWGYQSYFYRGFLGGDLIISSGYVVEANDFTGVTLHKVDSKEKINFEKPKGLWSEIKRLRTYSVDTLEKAYDARLWGLIEHSGVVMVHYYSSKKKMPKGSYGYFLLYNLDGRYLGKVVVDLPVIMHRGDLRYLVVIEPNIQDSKLDEKVPYVFNIYEWDLAKLGVAVATLRR, from the coding sequence ATGAAAAGTAAAAAAGCGGTTATTTTTATATTATTGATTTTTCTGTTCTTTTTGTTTGCTCTATCTCGCCTTTTCAATTTTCATTTCATCGTTAGCTTCGGTGGTGAGCAAGATAAAAATGTTAAATTAAGCGAAGTTGTTAAGTTTGTAAAATCAATAAGGATTAAAAACAACGGCAAAGATTTCTTGGATTATGATATCGTTCAAAGTATTGCTTATATTGATAGTTTTTTGGTTATATGCAATAGATCGCAGGGGAAAATATGGGTATTAGATAGTTCGGGTAATGTTTTAAGGATATTTGGTGGAGTAGGGTCTGGACCTGGCGAATTTAAAGCGATTCAAGGATTTGATTTATCAAAGGATGGTCTGATTTATATTTATGATCATATAAACGCGAGATTTACAGTTTATAATTTGAGGGGGGAGTTGGTAAAAGTTTTTCAATTTTCTGAACCCGGCTTGATAATTAAGCATATTGCAGTTGATGATTCTGGAAGGATATTTGTCCATCATCCGCCTTCGGCAAGACATGAGTATTCTGGTTTTCTAACTTTGATTTATGATGATGGTAAAGTTAAAGAAACATATACTGAGGATATTGATTGGGGATATCAAAGCTACTTTTATAGAGGTTTCCTAGGGGGTGATTTGATAATTTCGTCGGGTTATGTAGTTGAGGCAAACGATTTTACTGGCGTGACCTTGCATAAGGTAGATTCAAAGGAGAAAATTAATTTTGAGAAACCTAAGGGATTATGGAGTGAGATCAAGAGATTAAGGACTTATTCTGTTGATACCTTGGAAAAGGCGTATGATGCTAGATTATGGGGGCTGATTGAACACTCTGGTGTGGTTATGGTTCATTATTACAGTTCTAAGAAGAAGATGCCTAAGGGAAGTTATGGATATTTTCTTTTATACAACCTTGATGGTCGTTACCTTGGTAAGGTTGTTGTTGATTTGCCTGTGATTATGCACAGGGGAGATTTGAGGTATTTGGTAGTAATTGAACCCAACATACAAGATTCCAAATTGGATGAAAAGGTGCCATATGTTTTTAATATCTATGAGTGGGATTTGGCAAAGTTGGGTGTTGCTGTGGCGACTTTAAGGAGGTAG